Below is a window of bacterium DNA.
GCCCAAAGCGAGTGCAACAGCCTGGTGATTGCTCACCTTAGGCTCGCTGCAAGCCCACCCGAGCAATGGGCTGGATTCGAAGATTTTCCGAGAGTTCTTGATAAGAGAGCACCGAGAGTTGGGGAAATTCGAGCTCGATGATCTTGCGGAAGTAACGGCGAATTTCGGCGGTGGTCAGGATCACCGGCGGTCGGGCCCCGGGCGGGAAAGGGTGCGACGCGATTTCTTTGCCGACGGCTTCGACGATTTCTTGGGTCGTTTCCGGCTCGAGAGCCAGGTAGTTCCCCTTTTCGGTCGTGCGGATCGCGTTGCGGACCAGATCCTCGATCTCGGGGTCCAGGAGATAGACCGCCATGGTGTTGGAGTGCCCCGCGTATTTATGGGTGATGTAACGCTTCAAGCCCGAACGGATGTGCTCGGTCAGCATCAAGGTATTGCGCTCGACCTCGGCCCATTGGGCCAGGGTCGAGAAGATGGTCTTGAGATCGCGGATCGCGATCTCTTCCTGAATCAGGCGCTGAAAAATCTCGGAGAGCTGAAGAACGGTGATGACCTTGGGCACCAGCTCCTTGACTAGGGCCGGATGGCTCTTCTCGAGCTCATTGAGGATGTTCTGGATCTCTTGGAGGCCGAGGAACTCGTGAGCGTGCTTGCGCAGGATGTAGGATAGGTGGAGGATCAGGTACTCGGCCACGTCCCACATCCGGAAGCCGGCCTGGACCGCCACGTCTTTGAACTCCTCATTGATCCAGGTGACGATCGAGCCGTCGATCGGGTGGATGGTCTCGGTGCCCTCGATGTTGAAGAGCGAAAGCTGCTCCAGCGGCTCGCCGACCAAGATGCAGCCGCGATAAACCCGGCCCTTGGCCACCGGCACTTCATTGATGTTGATGACGTAGCTCTCCGGCTCCATGTCGACGTTTTGACCGCGGACCTGGATGCCCGGGAAATTGACGCCCAATTCGTAATAAAGGCCGTGGCGGAGCAGCGGGATCAGCTCATTGATGAAGCGCCCGCCGTCCTGGCTGTCGTCGACGAAGGGGATGATGGACTCGCCGACTTCGAGCGAGATCGGCGCCGGCATGATGAAGGGCAGGACGTCGCCGTGCTTCTCGACCGCCCGCTTGACGACTTCTTCCTTGGGGAGGTCGGCGATGTCTTGGGCTTCTTCGGTCTTGCCCTTCTTCAAATAGAAAGCCACGGTTCCCAAGACGGCGGCCAGGATCAGGAAGGGGATCTTGGGCAGCCCCGGGACCAGGGCCAAGATGACCAGAAGACCGGCCACGATCATGATGGCCTTGGGATAGGCCGTGACTTGGCTGACGATTTCGTTGCCGAGGTTGGACTCCTTGTTGGCCGAAGCGACGCGGGTGGTGACGATACCGGCGGCGATCGAGATGACCAGGGCCGGGATCATCGAGACCAAGCCGTCGCCGATCGAAAGCAGCGAGTAGGTCGTGATCGCCTTGACCATGTCCATGCCCCGGATCATGACGCCGATAATGAAACCGCCGATGAGGTTGAT
It encodes the following:
- the sctV gene encoding type III secretion system export apparatus subunit SctV, with the translated sequence MSKFKLGNINELMAKYSDVVLAVLVVAVIGMIIIPLPTWLIDILLTINITIGILILLVALYVSDALKIASFPTLLLITTIFRLALNISSTRLILSQGHAGEVIEAFGSFVLGGTSMKSMVVGMVIFLIITLVNFIVIAKGAERVSEVGARFTLDAMPGKQMSIDADLRAGIINMEQAMERREILQRESQMYGAMDGAMKFVKGDAIAGIIICLINLIGGFIIGVMIRGMDMVKAITTYSLLSIGDGLVSMIPALVISIAAGIVTTRVASANKESNLGNEIVSQVTAYPKAIMIVAGLLVILALVPGLPKIPFLILAAVLGTVAFYLKKGKTEEAQDIADLPKEEVVKRAVEKHGDVLPFIMPAPISLEVGESIIPFVDDSQDGGRFINELIPLLRHGLYYELGVNFPGIQVRGQNVDMEPESYVININEVPVAKGRVYRGCILVGEPLEQLSLFNIEGTETIHPIDGSIVTWINEEFKDVAVQAGFRMWDVAEYLILHLSYILRKHAHEFLGLQEIQNILNELEKSHPALVKELVPKVITVLQLSEIFQRLIQEEIAIRDLKTIFSTLAQWAEVERNTLMLTEHIRSGLKRYITHKYAGHSNTMAVYLLDPEIEDLVRNAIRTTEKGNYLALEPETTQEIVEAVGKEIASHPFPPGARPPVILTTAEIRRYFRKIIELEFPQLSVLSYQELSENLRIQPIARVGLQRA